The Mercurialis annua linkage group LG8, ddMerAnnu1.2, whole genome shotgun sequence genome window below encodes:
- the LOC126661451 gene encoding beta-glucosidase 13-like, giving the protein MLIMENKSSLLLGFLVLLIIGSANLTESKKEIIPVLKFDSSYFPEGFYWGVATSAYQIEGHSNKSGRGPSIWDTFVHEYPERIDDRSNADVTVDFYNHYQDDFKRMSKQLGMNAYRFSISWTRVIPSGRIREGINEEGIEFYNKIIDESIKNGLTPFGTIFHWDVPQALEDKYGGFRSRNIVADYKDFAELCFQKFGDRVKHWITLNEPFVFDTHGYELGGLAPGRCSHWVNRACQAGDSGTEPYIVGYHLLLAHAAAVHLYRQKYNNGKIGITLDLTWSEPISDSPDDIAASQRSLDFLFGWWLDPIVYGHYPRTMQTLVGDRLPKFTKEEIDLVKGSYDFFGINSYTSNFASANFTADPDPTHLRYATDSAVTLTKFKDGKPIGQQASPSWLYFWPEGIRRILNYTKVAYRNPVIYVTENGVGDPLGLSSENSRKDLWRIKYHEEHLLEILKAICVDGVNVQGYFAWSFIDNFEWSNGFTVSMGLYGVDHEDNLSRRPKLSVSWFNEFLKLKGQKGGPKCDIPKLDEEDSLEDDSEL; this is encoded by the exons ATGTTGATTATGGAAAATAAAAGCTCTCTACTGCTAGGGTTTTTAGTGCTTCTAATAATTGGCTCAGCTAATCTCACTGAGTCAAAGAAAGAAATAATTCCAGTTCTGAAGTTTGATAGTAGTTATTTTCCAGAGGGATTTTACTGGGGAGTGGCTACTTCAGCTTATCag atcGAAGGCCACTCAAACAAAAGTGGAAGAGGACCTAGTATCTGGGATACATTTGTTCATGAGTATCCAG AAAGAATTGATGATCGCAGCAATGCAGATGTTACTGTGGATTTCTACAATCACTACCAA gatgattttaaaagaatgaGCAAGCAACTGGGTATGAATGCCTACCGATTTTCCATTTCATGGACAAGAGTCATACCTA GTGGAAGAATACGTGAAGGGATAAATGAAGAAGGAATTGAATTTTACAACAAAATTATTGATGAATCTATCAAAAATG GCTTGACTCCTTTTGGAACTATTTTTCACTGGGATGTTCCTCAAGCCCTTGAAGACAAATATGGCGGTTTCAGAAGCCGTAACATAGT GGCTGATTACAAGGATTTTGCTGAACtttgttttcaaaaatttgGAGACCGAGTGAAACATTGGATTACATTGAATGAACCCTTTGTGTTCGATACACATGGTTATGAACTCGGTGGTTTAGCACCAGGGCGATGCTCACATTGGGTGAATAGGGCATGCCAAGCCGGAGATTCGGGAACTGAACCTTATATAGTTGGCTATCATCTGCTCCTTGCTCATGCAGCAGCTGTTCATTTATACAGACAAAAG TATAACAATGGTAAGATCGGAATTACATTAGATTTAACTTGGTCTGAGCCTATTTCGGACAGCCCTGATGATATTGCAGCATCCCAACGGAGCCTTGATTTCTTGTTCGGCTG GTGGTTGGATCCCATAGTGTATGGTCATTACCCAAGGACAATGCAGACTCTAGTTGGAGATCGATTGCCAAAATTCACCAAGGAAGAAATTGATTTGGTGAAGGGATCATATGACTTTTTTGGCATAAACTCCTACACTTCAAATTTTGCTTCTGCCAATTTTACTGCCGACCCTGATCCGACTCATCTTCGATACGCAACCGATAGTGCTGTTACTTTGacaa AGTTTAAAGATGGCAAACCCATTGGTCAACAG GCTTCTCCATCGTGGTTATACTTCTGGCCGGAAGGAATCCGACGTATTTTGAACTATACCAAAGTTGCATATCGAAACCCAGTAATCTATGTTACGGAAAATG GAGTTGGTGATCCCTTAGGTCTTTCTTCTGAGAATTCTCGCAAGGATTTATGGAGGATAAAATACCATGAAGAACATCTTTTGGAAATACTTAAAGCCATCTG TGTGGACGGTGTTAATGTGCAAGGTTACTTTGCTTGGTCATTTATCGATAACTTCGAATGGTCGAATGGTTTTACCGTATCGATGGGTTTGTATGGCGTGGACCACGAAGATAACCTTTCGCGACGCCCGAAACTTTCGGTTTCTTGGTTCAATGAGTTCTTGAAACTGAAGGGACAAAAAGGCGGACCCAAATGTGATATCCCAAAGCTTGATGAGGAGGATTCTCTAGAAGATGATTCTGAGCTATAG